Part of the Acomys russatus chromosome 19, mAcoRus1.1, whole genome shotgun sequence genome, TCGGCCTGTTACtatttccagaggtcctgattcctcttctgtcctcttctggcattgcATTTTTATAGTCACATACATAGATTCAGGGAAAACCTtaggcacaaaaataaataaatgaatacataaataaatctttaaaaaataaattctcattttgaaatattttttattatgcaaATGCCAAGTGCTACTGAAGCTTCTGAGATTTTACTAAAATGCAGCATTCTAAATATGGTCTGTCATGTGAGAGAAAACTGTCATACCTCTGAGTTGCATTTCACAAGCATAATATAGACCTGATACTTATAATGCCAGCAGAAATATGCATTGTTTTCATTGCAGGAGTCAAGCTTGTATTGGTAACAACAAATTACTTCCTAATGCCATTAGTCTGTAAAATATGCAACATGAAACTCAGATGCATGCTGAAATTGCACTAGAAGAAATTTGAGttattaaaaacatttcctttaaCATTCTCTATATACTTTGTGCTTTTTATATTGATGAATGCATTACTATGAAACACACAATACACTGAAACAGAGGAGAATCATGTGAGATGTGTGAAAGGGAATTAGAAATCTGTGAACACTTTGACGTTGCCCAGACTGAAATAAAGAACTAAGCGTGATACAAATATAACTGGGGTGGAGAGCTCAGCTCTGCCCTGCACAAAgcctcattttcatttaaaaaagaaaaccaataataGCTACGGAAAGCAGGGCATCAGTTTGCATTTAAGAGTATAGTATGATTCAACCAGGAGAAATGACTCACGACTCATTTGGTCCTGACTGTCGTTGCTGATGCTCATATCATAAGTCTCCTTCTATGGTACCTTCCCGAGTGCAAGAGGGAGGTTTCAAAGCAGGCCTTTTTGCCACTGGTCATTCAATACAAAACCCAGTTGCGGCACCTATAACTTATCAGTACATGTTTACATAAGAATAGCGTTTACCCCAGAATGGGACTCACGTCCAATATCTTCCAGGTCCGTGTGCTTCTTATATTTCAAGTCAAATGTTTCCTATGGAGGCGAAACTATGGTTCAACCATAAGTTCAACTATAATAACCATTATGCAAAGAGAGTGTAAATATCATGTTAGGTAATGTGAGTTATCACATTGACTCATTACCACAATCCTCCAGCACCTTCACAGATAGACTGCGTTGCCTGTTGGTAAGCACGGTCACCCTCAGTTAGGGACTTAAATTATTGGAGGAATCAGCAGGGGCTGGCACAAGGTAAGgtgtgctctctctttttttttaaactaacatcTTACCTACGGAATTAATCCCCTGCCTTCTCTGTCTGTTCAACAGATCCGTTTCTACCGCAGGTCTCCAATACTAGATAGACATGGGCAACTACACAGgcctcttctctgcttcccctgTAACTCAGACTGAAATTCAGTGTACTCACCTGAATTCTTGCCTCCACAGGACGGTGCGTTCATTGGGCACATCCCAGAATCATAATAAGCAGGGACTCATTAATAAGTCACCCGAGTCCTGAGGTAGAGGCCTGTGACAATGCCATCCCACTTCCCACCTGAACTGCAATTTTCATTTCAACTCAATGGCAATGACAGTGCTGGCTTTGGGATTcaaaaaacaattaggaattgtCTCCAGTCGCTAAAGAACAAAAGTGCTTTCGAGAAGACACTGAGCTTTCATGATCTCTGAAGGCTGACCAGGTCTCCTGTGAAAGATGGTAGAAACTCTGAGGCAGTTTCAGGACAAAGTTAGAGACACCTCTCTGTCCCTGGGGTAGCAGGCATTAATGACTACTTCCAACAATAATaaactatattctttttttaaaaaaagatttaaaacgcTTATGTCCTAaatatttctttgattattatgtactTGTTTAAATGCTTTAGTCTAGTCTCTCAACATTATCCACATCCAAGTCTTTATCTGATTTTCCTACCTACGACTGTTTCCTTTAACCTGGatgtgttaaaacaaaacaaaacaaaacaacaacaacaacaaaagccaaccaaccaaacaaaaaacaaaacaaacaaacaaaaaaccctttagCTTACTTAATGAATTGGTATGTGTCGAGTGCCAACGCACAGATAGAAGCCTGGCTAGCCTCTAAAACTCAAACTATTGTATAAGTCTGTCGCTTCCTTTCCCAGAAGCCACCTGCAGCCAATATCTATTCAGCTAGATAGGAGGTCTTCCtgacctccttcctctctgctgggctgtggtgTTGGTTGATCTTTCTCAGGGTTTGTACCTACTGTCCTAACAAGTGAATTCGTGTGTACAAGTGCTCTGTTCTGTCTGGACAGAACCTGATTCCTTGGAATAATCTACCACCTGCATGCTTAGACTCCTTCTGCTATGTCTCCCATGATGATCCCTGAGTCTTGAGAGGAGAGGCATGATATAGATACTCGGTTTTTAGCTGCGTATTCCAGAGCAGcttattctcagcattttgaaGGATGGTAGGCCCCATATGTTAATCACCATGGACCGAGAAAAGACACTTTTATGATGAAGATTGGGGGGCTACAACTAGAAAATATCACATTGTGTGAGGAAACCCAAGCCCAGGAGAAACacacggtatgtactcacttacaagatGTTCCTGAGCGATTGAATTTGGGGGAAAAGGGGAATGGTGAAGATCTTTAGTAATCTTAATTTCCCCGCATTTCTGTTTAGCTGGTGTGTTTTCAAAGAATGTCTACTGATGTTGAAAGCTGGGGTATTGGAATGAGCTGAGGGAAGAAAATTTGGGGGAAGAAAGTCTTGGAAAGGCATTGGGGATGAGGATTGTGAGGAAAGGGAGGGCACAGCATCTTTCTTGCTGTTTTGTTGAATATGAGACTGGGTGGATCGAATCTCAGGCACTAGAGGAGACAGTGTCTGATTCTTATGCTTTCTCTTGACATATTTCCctcgtttctttcttttctccaactctgatgtattcattttttaaaaaattactatatgCTATTATTGTCCCTTATAAACCTGTTTGCATTTCtgatgagaggcagaaagaaagcataTCTCGTTGGGAGAAAAGATGGGGAAAAGCTGTCAGGACtaaaaagatggaaaacaacTTCCAAGATAGGTTATCAgcggaaaaaaaaatcaataacctttcaataaaatatttttccaaaaaataTTAACCTACAAATTTAATGCAACACTTATCAGAACCTCTGATGCCAGAATATAcaagtcaagaaaaaaatttagaataatTACAGCATCACAAAACAAATAACTAAGGCAATGCTAAGGGTTAAGAACAAACCTACAAGGTCACAATACTTGACCTCAAAGTACACTACAGAACCATGATGGTTAAAAGAACTTGGCTCTGGCGGAAAAACAGTCAAATCCATGGAACAAATAAAGAACCTGGGCAGAAATTGACAAAATTACGGCAACATAATTTATGACAAAGACTGAAGCAGTAATTTCAAAGAGGTCTCAACTAAAAAGCACTGTATCCACATGTATTCAGAGCAGAATGCTGCTGTACGTTCCAAAAACTAACACCAATATTACTCAACTCagtgagggaaaaaaacccaaaaccgaAGGTCATCTTTCAAACTCTTTTGATGAAACCAGGATTACCCAGATGTTAATATCAAGAAAAATAcgcaacagaaagagaaaaatatagacaaatatCTCTGCAGAATACAGATATaaaaattctcaatgaaatacTAGTAAAGAAAATTCCTAGATAACATGAAAACAGTTCTTGATTTCAAATTGGTTTTTGTACAAGGTACAAAACATTAGAATGGGGTGGCTTTGCTTTGCTGCATAGATAGGGAAGGTAGTTTTCTTCTTGCCAAATATTGATGAGAACTGTTGCTAAAGGTTCAGAGAAACTCAGCAGGAATTTCTGTGAATCAAGAGTAAGCAGTCTTTTGGAGAAGTTATTGATCTGACCTGCGGGGTTTGACTAAAACtcaggagggaggtcacctgttaagaatgcaagacacaagaaaggagagcaagtctgattgatcaaactctcaactttattagtcaggcagcagcttttgtagttcagaaggcagggaagcatatcgcTATAGCAACGCATTTGCGGGTTTTTCTCAAAACACGGGGAATttcaggcagggtcataatgtcctgccacacagggtatcttgctttgtctttatctagctttagtctaactgtagactcacaacagggtcactccatccctatctgtctttcgCTTCTGACTCACGACAGgttcagctagtttctggtgaaaggtaagctctgggaaagacagagacttaaaggtgcagacttggacaagatggctgaacattggtcatatggcctATTGTCTCCAACAAGTTATGACCAAAGGAGGTTTTTGGTACTGCTGCAGGATGAAGCAGTTAGGACTGGACTGGGGTTTCCTGAAGCACAAGTTCATGGCCAGCTACGGTTTCAGTCTTTCTTGAAATTAAAGATGCCCTGACAGGATGAAAGACACTAGGCAGGCAATTTCATCTGCAGCTCCTCTGCATAGCAGGTCAGCAAGAGGAAAATTCTAGGAGAACGTGTTGAGCATACAATGATCTAAGCTGCTAATTCAACTAACTGACAAAACTCCCACCCTCATGTTGCTTAACCTTAGAAAGACGAGGTGCTACCTGGTTAACATTCTTCTGTATTTACCTTTTTATGGTAATGTgtgagtaaaaagaaaacaaaccaaccaatcaaccaaccaaccaaccaagctaccaaacaaacaaaaaaccccaaaacaaaacaaaacaaaaaacctgggtaCCACATGAAACATATCATTTCAATACTTAAGTTaggattaaataatttttatttcttatccaGACTTTATAAACCTGGACAAAATTGAGGAAGGATTCATAAGCACAAAGGGTGCAAAAGATGGAAAACACAGGTAAATGACACGGTTGATGGTCGGCAGCCACCAATTATGATTATACAAAAGAGAAATGCAGCCGTGTAAGATGGAGGAAAGTGTATAAAAAACCATGAAGGTAGACACTAGGCCCAAGATGTTCTGGGTGGCCCTGGCATCGGGCGAGGTTCTGCTGGAGCCACGAGTGCTGCGGATGTGTTGAACTCTCTGCTTGTGTCTGTACAAAAAGAGAACCATGGACATGCTGCACCAGACAATTAGCACAGAAAGAAAGATTTCTGGGCACACTATCAGTGCTGTATAGAGTGGGTCACTGACTTCATTATGCTCTACACTAGAGCAATATCCCAAATCCCGTTTTcttgtaatgtttttattattcatagtgataaatgtgtgcacacaggagAGGAAAGTTGTCAATATGGAGATGACCCAAAGGATGGAAATGGAGCATCCAATGTACCTGGCAGATCTGGCTTTATGATCCTTCCAACAAGATTCCCTGGGACTGATGGTCATGGCCTGGAATACACTCAAAAGACAAGTGGTGCTAATGGACACACTCCTGCCAAGTACTTGAGTGTACACTAGGAGCCTGCATGCCAAATTATTCAAGAACGGCTTCAACCCAAATGCTGCCATTGTGTGAGGCACCCCAGAAGAGAGAATGATCAAGGCATTGGCTGTCATTATGTGCATGAGAATCAAATCTGTGGGCTTTAGTGTGCATTGTCTGTAGTAAAGGATTAGATAgtagaaaataagagagaaattCCCCAGAATTCCAATTGTAGTTTGTAATAAGAAAATGATTCTGTTGATCAGATTCCAGATGTCCATCCTGGGATTCTACACAATTTCCTTGAGATTACAGCCATGGATATATCTCTGGTGAAAATGAGTAAAAGCAAATGATGTAATTTAGGGAGGAAGAGGAATCCTTGAAAGCATGAAGCTACTGTGAGGCTGAAACAAAAATCCTGTAagctcaggaattcaaggccagcctacattacataaaaatatgttattCCCCCAAATTTGACAAGAATACTTAAGTTCCATGTATGTTACTCTGATATTGCACAATACCTCAGTATAGACATGTGGATGGAAGGAGAGCCATCAACTTTCATAGAAAATGCACCATTCAGGACAATGTAATGTTGGCCTGTGAAAACAGTAAAAAAGTGACAATGTATACAATCAAAGAGAATTCCAGCACCTACTCATATTTGATAGTTATAATGTAAAAGAACAATTTCAATAATTTCCAACTCTTAATTTTATCAATTATTAATGTCTATCTTgcctaaaattaaaacataccTAATGAGAAAGTTGTAATGCTACTCAGAATAGATCTATTTTCTTGTGACATAGGAAAGGTTCCTTCATTTCTGCCTCAGCTGGAGCCATCTTTTGTTTAATCTTAAACTGAAACACCCCCTTGTAGCTCCCTTCATGAAAAGTTCCTTGTGAATGTACCTAACCCTGTTCTACAAACTGAGGGGCAAAATATATTCTGTCaaactgtttgcttgctttacTTGAAATTGACAACCAGCATGTtggttttctggcttctttgtcttttttttttttaaacttaatatttttattgacatttttggGAGATCCACGTCATGAACTCCTATCACACTCAGTTCCTAGCCCTCCCAGTCCTCACTTGCCACTGCCCTGTGGTCTCCATCTTCCAACGTGTTAAATAGTCCAGGCCTCCTAGGCAGTGGCTCCATACTGGGGGGGGGCAGCTTTTGGGGCCTCGGACCAGCTCTATTCAGTATTGACTTGTTTCTGTGAGAACACTATGCCCTTGCCTATCACCCTGTTGCCAGTGCAGGTGGCCCCCTATCTCTTCAGTCAAGACCTTTGTGCTTTGAGGCCTGCTGGCTGagaagcaacaagaaaagtataGATTTCTCATTGTCATTGTCAACTGCACTCAGCTTGCTCACTCATCTTACTTCACAGTTTTGtgagttcactttttaaaagcatcttctcTTGAGACTTACCTGTTTTTTTTTACCTACTTTTTTCTGGAGATATTGTGGGCTCTGCAGGTTCTTTTCTGCCAGGGCATCACCTTTCATAGGCTCCGTGTGTCTTTAAGACTCCTAGGAGCTCTGATGCAATATCGGTAGCTACAGCGATCTGTTTTTTGTGCTTCTTTGCCTTAAAACTCCCTGTAAAATGCACTCTAGGCATCTCTTCTCAGCCTGTATAATGTCTATTGTATGCATAGGATGTCAGGGCTCCCCATTTGATGCCACATAACCAAATGGGGACTCTTCTCTAGGAAAGACTAATTTCTCCTCCACTTAGTAATCCTCTCTTGCTGTAGTTCTAAACCGTCCGGGAAAAATTCTCTCTGCAAAATAAGGTCATTAGAAACAATCCCTGCTGACTGAAATTCAAAAAACAAGCGGGTGTTTGGTGCCAACACCCAGCTGACTCATCTATAATGCAATATAATTCTTGCGCGTGAGACTCAGAGAACATTGTGGTAGAAAAGGCAGacagattgtaagagccagaggaacagataTTTACTGTGTGATTTCATCTTCTAGGAATGTCAGGGGAGCTATTCCCATAAAGCCACAACATGGCGGCCTAAACAAACTTAAACAAGAATaacaacagacatgctaacatggaagggggaaAATCTCTGGGTCGCAGCAATCTCAATTTTAAGAATAACCACACAAATAAGTTGACTTTTTACATTGTCTAGTAAGGATCATGGAAGCTTTGACCCACAGATCACCTACACATGTCCATGCAGCCCATGACCAATTAATTGTTACACACAGAATAGAACCATACATACCAGTTCCAGCCTTTGGAGATGCTATGGCCTCATAACCGAAGGAGTATGGGTGACTACTGCTGGCTGCTGGGTGCACATGTACTGAGGCCACTAGAAGCCAAGCAGCCACCACACTAACATTTGCATTGATGGTTCCACAGCATAAACTAAGTGTGTGCAGATTTTGCTCTGCTTGAGGACTCTACCGCCACTCACGGCCTGTAAGAACAGGAGGATGAGCAGGATTTGGTATCAAACATTCAGCAAGAGTGATTGGATAAGCATCATCTGCAGGTGGCTAAGCAACTCCAACAGGAGAATCTAAATATCGAAACTCAGAGCTAGAAGTTCTACAAAGATCTTGAACAAAAACACATACTCGGAAAATCAGGAAGAGTAAGGCATTTCAGAGAAGACGAATGAGGACACAGTGCATCTTTTCataatgataatagtaataataaaataaaaacagctacagggaaagacaaggaagaaataTATTTCAGGGTTCTCTGGCACCAGTTACTATGGAGAAATGGAGGAATAAAACCAAGAGTGATGAGAGAAGCTGTTTCTACTCTAGCAAGAGTGACCACAGCAATCAGTAGTGGCATGATGCTGAAACTGcccagaaattaaaagaaaatgttttggaaaCTTTGATCAATATCTGATGACTGGAGAAAACAAAGTTtacaagaaggctgaagagagagaaaagttacCCTTGGGAAAAAAACATAGTCCTGAGTGCAATGAAAAGCAGCTAAGTCACAGCACTTAAGTCAAAAGAGAGCGAAgaatacaatgttttaaaattgacAGGCTATTCCAAATACCACCACCTACAACAATGGACAGACAGTCAAGTTCTGGATCACAGCCATtttacaaacaaacacaattcTATTCCTCATGTCTCCAAATCAAAATTTTCTCAAGGTTTCTATAACAAGGCTTAAGAAAAACCAATAAGATAAAATTGAACAGTTAACAATCTTtcttgaaattgatttttttctttaacaaagaTGATTGAATTATACCTTCTATTTGGCATTCTGAGGTAGTACACTAAAGTGTTTCCTAACTGTAAACAATTTtagatcatttaaaaaattccaaaCACCATTGTTGAGGAAGAAAATGATACTTGTACATAATCATATGAACtaataaatacatcaaaataGACAGTAATTATTGATGTACTCCACTTCTTAAGCCCACTGCATAAGTAAAGTGTGATCTAACATAAGAAATGTTTACCACAAAGTCTGATTCATTCAAACTGCTATTTGCTTAGTTAATTAAAGAGAACTTTAGAAAAATTGACATTCCTGTATTTACTCTAATTTGTTCCAATTTGTACTTCACTTGTGAAATTCTCCTGACGTGTAcggatataatttttattttattagttggAAAAGTAcatgccaaaaacaaaagaaaggaatgaaggaaggaaagaaagagagaaattttgTTCGAGTTCAGGATGCTTGTTAGATGGCAGTTGCTGTCTGTACATAACTCTCATGGAATGACATTTTGAGATCATGGTGCCAACAAACACCTCTGATATGTGTGAACATTGATGCTGACTGAGATGTGAGTCCATTGAAATGCCGTTAGAGCAAAAACACAAACCTgtttcttatttatgtttttggtGCTCCATTTTATGACTATATACCTAGCAAATATAACATTATTTAGGATACACAGGGTCCAACAGAgtctagcaaaacaaaacaaaacgaaaacaaacaaaaacaaacaaacaaacgaaaaaaccAACAACATCAAATGAAGCTTCTTAAAGCTCTACATACCTGGAAGTGTATTTACTGAGAGACCACGCATATTGCTCAGAAGATAATGCCAGTGGACCAACCCCACCACATCTGTGAGGATggacaaaagtaaaattattgAAAAGATGCTTCAACGTAAGAAATACTGTGGCCTTTGAAACTCCTCCAATGACAGTGACCAAAAGCTACGTGCATGACATGCCTGAAATTTGAGTATTTGGATGTCCACCTCTATTCTGTGTAgtgaagtaaaaagaaatatttaaaaaaaggaaaagaacagtgaCCAACACCCACCACAGAGTGATAATACTCCTTTGTTTAGATCTGTGAGGTCACCCTGCTCAATTCTGGAAATGGCTGTTTGTCTTCAAAGCCGTAGGATTCTGCACCTGAAGGAGCAGTGCTGTCACACCGGTCACATTCCTTGAAACACAGTATTCTCTCttgtaaatttttcattttattttctcaagaatTCAATGTATAAtggcaaatataatttttaaaggacattagcttatttttattgcatgtataCCAAAACATGTCACTCAACTTCTACAGCCTTTCCATCAATTCTTGTTTCATGTTGTCGATCAACGCAGCACGTAAAGGCATCAATATCAGTGCTGAGATCCCAATGAAtttatgcctttttttctttttttttttattaatttattcttgttacatctcaatggttatcccatcccttgtatcctcccattcttccctccctcccattttcccatttttcccctcccctatgactgttcctgagggggattacctccccctgtatatgctcatagggtatcaagtctcttcttggtaacctgctatccttcctctgagtgccaccaggtctccccctccaggggacatggtcaaatgtgaggcaccagagtacgtgagaaagtcatattccactctccattcaactgtggagaatgttctgaccattggctagatctgggtaggggtttaaagtttactgcctgtattgtccttggctggtgccttagtttgagcgggacccctgggcccaaatctgcctatcataatgttctacttgtaggtttctaggaccctctggatccttctactttgctattctcccatgcttctctcatttagagtcccaataggatgtcctcccctctgtcccagtttcctggtaagtgaagtaaTTTATGCCTTTCTTAACTCAACAGTGAACACTGTCTTATCCCATTCAGTGAACTAGAGAGTGAAAGCTGCCTCTTATGTCTCTAGTTCCATCACGCATGACCATCTTCTATTGTCTTTTGGTCCCTTTCATTAGCTGAAATATTAGCCAGAGATAATATGCCTGTAGCAAACGGAAAGAGCCAGTCACTCAGAAACTTATTTATCTGCTATTTAATAATATGAGCACTCTTTGACTTAAAGAGAAGTGATAAGTTTCACACTGTTCATTAAATCACATCAGATCAACTTTCAGGGACCCCATGAGCTAGGTTATGAgagttttcttccttccccattcTGAAGACTCTCCTATGTAGGTAGTTCTGATGCAGAGTGTTCCtcaattttcatgtatttctgtaCTGagccatgattttaaaaaaaacccatccCCATACTCAATCTtagacattttcctttttgtggaTTACAGGTAGACTTCACAGTGGCTCTCTACTGATTTTTCTTTACTCTCTCCTTTTGGATCCTGAACATTATAAGGAATGGCAGAtgccattttattaattatgtgcTTTAAATGATAAGCAGCAATAACAATTTATGAATCACTACTATCCACTGAATTTAtaccttctttctcattttagcGGACTGCCTGATGTAGGCTTATTTCCACTGTCCAGACCAGATGTTAGAAGCACAAATGATAACTGAATCCAAAAGCTCCTGGTGTCAGAGTGGATACTGCACAGTCTTAACCATGGGTAGTGTGAAACATGTACAGTCACTTAAGTCCCTTATCACAAAGCCAGGAGGTCCATCCTCAAACACACTCTAGTCTTAAATGCAGGTTTTAGACACAATTTAACATTCTGTTCACCttgttgatgtttattttatgattttggaTGTAAAAAAGTTTTCAGATGGGCAACTAGAAGGATATCTCAGTGGTAAGGAACAGCTAATGCTGTTGGAGAGGACTTGGGATGCTTGTCAGAACCCAGAAGGATGCTCTTAGCTACCTGTAGTTCTATTTCCTGAGGTCGTGACACACATTCCTatcctctgcaggcactgcattcTCATAGTGTGCACACATACGTTCAGGCAAAGCACTAGGCACAAAAATAGAATAGGCgaatagatcttttaaaatataagttctCATTTTGAGATGAAGATATAGTTTATTGGCAAATGCCAAGTGCAAATAAGATTTCTGAGATTTTTACTAAAATGCAGTGTTCTAAATATGGTTTCTGTTGTGACAGAAAATTGTTCCACTACCCAGTTTCAGCTCACAGTCACCAGATGGACCTGATGCTTCAAATGCCACCAGAAATAGTCATTGTTTTCATTGTAGGGGTAAATGCTGTATTAGTAGCTACAAATAAATTACTAATGCCACCAACTCTCTAAAATATGCAGcatgaaacaaaaatgtatgCTGAAGTAGCACAAAAATTTTTGttagtaaaataatttctttaacaTTATGCATGCACTTGGTGAATATATCTGAATAAAACTTATAATGCACACAAACAGAAGGGATGCATGTGAGATGAGTAGAAAGTAATTGGAAAACCATGAACACTTAAGCATTGTCCGAATAGAAATAATGAGCTAAGTGTGATACAAACATAGCTGAGGTGTAGAGCTCAGCCCTGCCCTGTACAAAGCCTCATTTTCCCATcaacaacaatagcaataaaCAGCATGGGAAGGCACGACATCGGCTTAGACTTTCCAGTAGAGTTTGAATGAACCGGGAGAGATGACTCAAGGCACATTTGGTCCTGGCTATCATTGCTGATACTCATACCATAATTTCCATTTTATGTTACATTTCCAAGAACAAGAGGGAAGTTTCAATCCAGTCCTTTTGCTCCTGGTCATTTACTACAAACCCAGTTACTGcatctataatatataaacataggtTTGCATAAgaatactctggtgccccatatttgatcacgtcccctggatggggaggccttgcagcactcagaggaaggatagcaggctaccaagaagagacttgataccctatgagcatatacagggggaggaggtccccctcagtcacagtcataggg contains:
- the LOC127203575 gene encoding vomeronasal type-1 receptor 4-like, whose protein sequence is MPNRRMDIWNLINRIIFLLQTTIGILGNFSLIFYYLILYYRQCTLKPTDLILMHIMTANALIILSSGVPHTMAAFGLKPFLNNLACRLLVYTQVLGRSVSISTTCLLSVFQAMTISPRESCWKDHKARSARYIGCSISILWVISILTTFLSCVHTFITMNNKNITRKRDLGYCSSVEHNEVSDPLYTALIVCPEIFLSVLIVWCSMSMVLFLYRHKQRVQHIRSTRGSSRTSPDARATQNILGLVSTFMVFYTLSSILHGCISLLYNHNWWLPTINRVIYLCFPSFAPFVLMNPSSILSRFIKSG